A region from the Spiroplasma taiwanense CT-1 genome encodes:
- the der gene encoding ribosome biogenesis GTPase Der, translating into MVRKGIVAVVGRPNVGKSTLFNRIIKEKKAIVEDKPGVTRDRMYGNTEWLTMPFIIVDTGGITLQNTIFSKEIKMQAEIAIKEADVIVFVINYKEGITIEDEMVAKILYKTNKPVILTVNKYDKKEQYDESYSFMSLGFGEPFLISSTHGIGIGDLLDKIINSIPKFSNQLNENDLKLAIVGKPNVGKSSLVNSMIGEERMIVSEIAGTTVDAVDSKVKFNNNEYIIIDTAGMRKKKKIYENLEKYSYLRSLSSINKSDIVLLVLDSSQPITDHDTNIGGFAFEENKPIIIIGNKWDLIENKESNTMKKKEEEIKAYFKYLSYAKVLFLSAKENKRVHKIYEIVELVKTNIKKRIRTSLLNEIFNKAQLINPAPNHNGGRLKIYYASQVEAYLPTFVLFVNNPEYVHFSYKRFLENQIRSQFDFTGVPITIIFRERK; encoded by the coding sequence TAACTAGGGATAGAATGTATGGTAATACTGAATGATTAACAATGCCTTTTATTATTGTAGACACTGGTGGTATTACATTGCAAAATACAATTTTTTCAAAAGAAATTAAAATGCAAGCTGAAATTGCAATCAAAGAAGCAGATGTAATAGTTTTTGTAATTAATTATAAAGAGGGTATTACAATAGAAGATGAAATGGTTGCAAAAATTTTGTATAAAACAAATAAGCCAGTTATTTTAACTGTAAATAAATATGACAAAAAAGAACAATATGATGAGTCATATTCTTTTATGAGTTTAGGATTTGGAGAACCTTTTTTAATTTCTTCAACTCATGGAATTGGTATTGGAGATTTATTAGACAAGATAATAAATTCAATACCAAAGTTTTCAAATCAATTGAATGAAAATGATTTAAAATTAGCAATTGTGGGTAAACCAAATGTTGGTAAGTCAAGCTTAGTTAACTCAATGATTGGTGAAGAAAGAATGATCGTTTCAGAAATCGCAGGAACCACAGTTGATGCAGTTGATAGCAAAGTAAAATTTAATAATAATGAGTATATAATTATTGATACTGCAGGTATGAGAAAAAAGAAAAAAATATATGAAAATCTTGAAAAATATAGTTATTTAAGATCTCTTTCAAGTATTAACAAATCTGATATAGTTTTATTAGTTTTAGACTCAAGTCAACCAATTACAGATCATGATACAAATATTGGAGGGTTTGCTTTTGAAGAAAATAAACCTATAATAATTATAGGAAATAAATGAGATTTAATTGAAAATAAAGAATCAAATACAATGAAGAAAAAAGAAGAAGAAATAAAAGCTTATTTTAAATATTTGAGTTATGCAAAAGTACTTTTTTTATCTGCAAAAGAAAATAAAAGAGTTCATAAAATTTATGAAATTGTTGAACTTGTAAAAACTAATATTAAGAAAAGAATTCGTACAAGTTTATTAAATGAAATTTTTAATAAAGCTCAATTAATTAATCCTGCTCCAAATCATAATGGGGGTAGATTAAAAATTTATTATGCATCACAAGTAGAAGCATATTTGCCAACCTTTGTTTTATTTGTTAATAACCCAGAATATGTACATTTTTCATATAAAAGATTTTTGGAAAATCAAATAAGATCACAATTTGATTTTACTGGTGTGCCAATAACAATTATTTTTAGAGAAAGGAAATAA
- a CDS encoding NAD(P)H-dependent glycerol-3-phosphate dehydrogenase has protein sequence MIKEKIAIIGTGAYGTVLANVLADNGHDVIMYGIEETQVDDINNNHLNSMFFSDLLLNTEIKATMDFAEVMEKAQIVILGVPTFALNSAIENIIKYGKREMHIINVAKGLDEENLDVLSKKIKKKFEGTGVMKSYGAIYGPSVAIEVIMRKPTCVMSCNENEQIALYMANIFSNEYFIVKISTDVIGCEISAALKNTVAIAAGMLHGFAGADNAKASLITIGNAEIYTIAKSFGAKLETFMNFATLGDLILTASSSKSRNFSLGVEIAKLDSAEKVLKSHKKTVEGVAACKLGYEIARKQKINAPIFEIMYRILYNNDKPSVLINEFFKCAKVV, from the coding sequence ATGATTAAAGAAAAAATTGCAATTATTGGAACAGGAGCTTATGGTACAGTTTTGGCAAATGTATTAGCTGATAATGGGCATGACGTAATTATGTATGGAATTGAAGAAACACAAGTGGATGATATAAACAATAATCATTTAAATTCAATGTTTTTTTCTGATTTATTACTTAATACTGAAATTAAAGCAACAATGGATTTTGCAGAAGTTATGGAAAAAGCACAAATTGTTATTTTAGGAGTTCCTACTTTTGCTTTAAATTCTGCTATTGAAAATATTATCAAATATGGAAAAAGAGAAATGCATATAATAAATGTTGCTAAGGGCTTAGATGAAGAAAATTTGGATGTTTTAAGTAAAAAAATTAAGAAAAAATTTGAAGGTACAGGTGTAATGAAAAGTTATGGTGCAATATATGGGCCCTCAGTTGCAATTGAGGTTATTATGAGAAAACCTACTTGTGTAATGAGTTGTAATGAAAATGAGCAAATTGCATTATATATGGCAAATATTTTTTCAAATGAATATTTTATAGTTAAGATATCAACAGATGTTATTGGTTGTGAAATTTCTGCAGCTTTAAAAAATACTGTCGCAATTGCAGCAGGAATGCTTCATGGTTTTGCAGGAGCAGACAATGCAAAAGCAAGTTTAATTACAATTGGAAATGCAGAAATATATACTATTGCAAAATCTTTTGGAGCAAAATTAGAAACTTTTATGAACTTTGCTACTTTAGGGGATTTAATTTTAACAGCTTCATCTTCAAAATCTAGAAATTTTTCACTTGGTGTTGAAATTGCCAAATTAGATAGTGCAGAAAAAGTTTTAAAATCTCATAAAAAAACTGTTGAAGGAGTTGCGGCTTGTAAATTAGGGTATGAAATAGCAAGAAAACAAAAAATAAATGCACCAATATTTGAAATAATGTATAGAATACTATACAATAATGATAAGCCTAGTGTATTAATCAATGAATTTTTCAAGTGCGCTAAGGTAGTATAG
- a CDS encoding HU family DNA-binding protein, with product MTKKELSEKLSVEFGSTKSEAEKMINFIFEEMTDALVKKDEVSIAGFGKFVTSERAARDGVNPATGAKIKIPATTVAKFKVAKQLKDAVAK from the coding sequence ATGACAAAAAAAGAATTGTCTGAAAAATTATCAGTTGAATTTGGTAGTACAAAATCAGAAGCTGAAAAAATGATAAATTTTATATTTGAAGAAATGACAGATGCATTAGTAAAGAAAGATGAAGTTTCAATTGCAGGATTTGGTAAATTTGTTACTTCAGAAAGAGCTGCTCGTGATGGAGTTAATCCAGCAACTGGTGCAAAAATTAAAATTCCAGCGACTACTGTAGCTAAATTTAAAGTTGCAAAACAACTAAAAGATGCTGTTGCTAAATAA
- a CDS encoding DnaD family protein, whose product MLELFQSGIINKKSLLILNYSKINLNEKQLAIVLIIMELSSYEQRNFTPSQIENYMNITKQEIEQEIADLLKNRFIKIDQKGKKTVLDLSPLFNRLLVKLEEEHSILKVDSEYNFLEKIFNNKLVKEEILKFDEYIESGISKPKILEYIHQYSITNVKDLLLKLEEKSKKSSVKITMYNWLND is encoded by the coding sequence ATGTTAGAATTATTTCAATCTGGAATTATAAATAAAAAAAGTTTATTAATATTAAATTATTCAAAAATTAATTTAAATGAAAAACAGTTAGCTATAGTATTAATAATTATGGAATTATCAAGTTATGAACAAAGAAATTTTACACCATCCCAAATTGAAAATTATATGAATATTACAAAGCAGGAAATTGAACAAGAAATTGCAGATTTATTAAAAAATAGATTTATTAAAATTGATCAAAAAGGAAAAAAAACAGTTTTAGATCTTTCCCCTTTATTTAATAGACTTCTTGTAAAACTTGAAGAAGAACATTCAATTCTTAAAGTAGATAGTGAATATAATTTTTTAGAAAAAATATTTAATAATAAGCTAGTAAAAGAAGAAATTTTAAAATTTGATGAATATATTGAATCAGGTATTTCAAAACCAAAAATTTTAGAATATATTCATCAGTATAGCATTACTAATGTAAAAGATTTACTTTTGAAATTAGAAGAAAAATCTAAAAAAAGCTCAGTTAAAATTACAATGTATAATTGGCTAAATGATTAA
- a CDS encoding DivIVA domain-containing protein, translating to MADYIKLSKQEILDKDFEVEYKGYKVEEVDSFLDMIAEDYRIFLERDRQKDKKISDLENNLKVLSNELNETLATLKLSESQMEQLARAGLNSSAIIQRISKLEKENFNK from the coding sequence ATGGCAGATTATATAAAATTATCAAAACAAGAAATTTTGGATAAAGATTTTGAAGTTGAATATAAGGGTTATAAAGTAGAAGAAGTGGATTCTTTTTTAGATATGATTGCAGAAGATTATAGAATTTTTTTAGAAAGAGATAGACAAAAAGATAAAAAAATTTCTGATTTAGAAAATAATTTAAAAGTACTAAGTAATGAATTAAATGAAACTTTGGCAACTTTAAAACTAAGTGAAAGTCAAATGGAGCAGCTTGCAAGAGCAGGTTTAAATTCTTCGGCAATAATTCAAAGAATATCAAAATTAGAAAAAGAAAATTTTAATAAATAA
- a CDS encoding CinA family protein: MRKLLKKLLQKKYTISACESFSGGMFSNEITNIKGSSDWFMGSFVCYSNDFKNNILNIDIEIIKKYSAVSFQAINLMLDNTFKLLNTEVVFAFTGYATPIDITNGNSGLSYIGFRFENKNHIYKFEIKKNISRKRYKKMAIKFIIKKFLYK; encoded by the coding sequence ATGAGAAAACTTTTAAAAAAATTATTACAAAAAAAATATACAATATCAGCTTGTGAATCATTTTCTGGTGGTATGTTTTCAAATGAAATAACAAATATAAAAGGATCAAGTGATTGATTTATGGGAAGTTTTGTTTGTTATTCAAACGATTTTAAAAATAATATTTTAAATATAGATATAGAAATAATTAAAAAATATAGTGCTGTATCATTTCAAGCAATAAATTTAATGTTAGATAATACTTTTAAATTACTTAATACAGAAGTTGTATTTGCTTTTACTGGTTATGCTACTCCAATTGATATAACAAATGGTAATTCAGGTTTAAGTTATATTGGTTTTAGATTCGAAAACAAAAATCATATATATAAATTTGAAATTAAAAAAAATATATCAAGAAAAAGATATAAAAAAATGGCAATAAAATTTATTATAAAGAAATTTTTATATAAATAA
- the recA gene encoding recombinase RecA: MEQELNKNKNEVILNMDRENIYDDPAFKSVLKDIEKTFGKGSIMKLGDDNIVSIETISSGSFLLDRAIGIGGYPKGRIIEIYGPESSGKTTLSLHAISEAQKNNGRAAFIDAEHALDPRYAKNIGVDIKNLVVAQPDSGEQALDILEMLVKSNTMDIIVIDSVAALVPKTELDGEMSDQQIGLQARLMSKALRKLNGIISKTNTTVIFINQLREKVGVIFGNPETTPGGRALRFYSSVRLEVRKGEIITNNGEATANKVKIKVVKNKVSSPFKTCQITIGYNRGIERDLEIVEMATIYNVLSKSGVWYSYSDEKIGQGKESVREWFKVNPEKYEEIQNKLKEIIE; the protein is encoded by the coding sequence TTAGAACAAGAATTAAATAAAAATAAAAATGAGGTAATTTTAAATATGGATAGAGAAAATATATATGATGATCCAGCTTTTAAATCTGTCTTAAAAGATATTGAAAAAACTTTTGGAAAAGGTTCAATTATGAAACTTGGAGATGATAATATAGTTAGTATTGAAACTATATCATCTGGAAGTTTTTTATTAGACAGGGCAATTGGAATTGGAGGATATCCAAAGGGAAGAATAATTGAAATTTATGGTCCAGAATCATCAGGAAAAACTACTTTATCATTACATGCAATTTCAGAGGCACAAAAAAATAATGGTAGAGCAGCATTTATTGATGCAGAGCACGCACTAGATCCAAGATATGCAAAAAATATTGGAGTAGATATTAAAAATTTAGTAGTAGCACAGCCAGATTCTGGTGAACAGGCACTAGATATTTTAGAAATGCTTGTAAAATCAAATACTATGGATATTATAGTCATTGATTCTGTCGCAGCACTTGTTCCAAAAACCGAACTTGATGGAGAAATGTCAGATCAACAAATTGGTTTACAAGCAAGATTAATGTCAAAAGCTTTGAGAAAACTAAATGGAATAATTTCAAAAACAAATACAACAGTAATTTTTATAAATCAATTAAGAGAAAAGGTTGGAGTAATTTTTGGAAATCCAGAGACTACTCCTGGGGGTAGGGCATTAAGATTTTATTCTTCTGTTAGATTAGAAGTAAGAAAGGGAGAAATAATAACAAATAACGGTGAAGCAACAGCTAATAAAGTAAAAATAAAAGTTGTTAAAAATAAAGTTTCTTCTCCTTTTAAAACTTGCCAAATTACAATTGGTTATAATAGGGGAATTGAAAGAGATTTGGAAATTGTGGAAATGGCTACAATTTATAATGTACTTTCAAAATCAGGTGTTTGATACTCATATAGTGATGAAAAAATTGGACAAGGGAAAGAATCAGTTAGGGAATGATTTAAAGTAAACCCTGAAAAGTATGAAGAAATTCAAAATAAATTAAAAGAAATAATAGAATAA